In Methanoregula sp., a single genomic region encodes these proteins:
- a CDS encoding molybdopterin dinucleotide binding domain-containing protein: MEKKITLNMITCRTIQQGVGMEAGKTSQKYFDACTIMHMHPEDMKKLGVWKNTNVKVTSSVGSVIVKAVETREDLVPGLAHIPMGPWANRIVPAYTFSTGEPCFKGFPVDVEVAASARIMGAVEVLQDACGLIRK, from the coding sequence ATGGAAAAGAAAATAACCCTCAACATGATCACATGCCGGACCATCCAGCAGGGTGTCGGCATGGAAGCAGGCAAGACGTCCCAGAAATATTTCGACGCTTGCACGATTATGCACATGCACCCTGAGGATATGAAGAAACTCGGTGTATGGAAGAATACCAATGTCAAGGTCACCAGCTCGGTCGGCAGCGTTATTGTAAAAGCTGTCGAGACCCGCGAAGATCTTGTACCGGGCCTTGCCCACATCCCGATGGGACCCTGGGCAAACCGGATCGTCCCGGCTTACACGTTTTCAACAGGTGAACCCTGCTTCAAGGGATTCCCGGTCGATGTCGAGGTAGCTGCCAGTGCACGCATTATGGGCGCAGTCGAGGTATTGCAGGACGCCTGCGGCCTCATAAGGAAGTGA